A segment of the Coffea arabica cultivar ET-39 chromosome 8c, Coffea Arabica ET-39 HiFi, whole genome shotgun sequence genome:
TTCACACTTTAATCTAAATTATAACGGAGTTCTGTATAGTTTTAAAAATCATGGGAGATTATATGAAAAAGTGCTAAACCACGTGGGGATAAAGTGTATTTTGCCCTAATGCGAATGATATAGTGTTGTTTGGTTGCAGCTTACGGGATTATTATATCAACATTGGAAACTGAAAACTAGACTATGAAAACTGAAGATTGAAATTTAAGTGCTAAAACatttaggttgtgtttggattgagggATCAGATCAAGGGTTTAAATCCTCTCGAATCCCTCTAGTTATTTATATTATTGATTAagtatttgaatttgaaaattacaaattattctagtatttaaaatatattttaataattGATATATTGGATGGTTAAATGCCTATTAAACAATCCAAACAACTAGCGCCATTTAGATGGATTTTAAATTCTTCATCAAATTCATTAATTCAAATGAATATTGAATTTACAATGTCATATCTATTATATCCATCTGATAATCAGCTAAACTTGAATGCTGAATTTAAGTGTTCTATTCTAtgaatattatttatttaatattgatattattactttgtttgttaaattactatgttagattttttttgaattctaACTATATTCGAATACAGAATATGTGCATGCAGGAGAGAGATGGGGAGTATGCGTGAAGGAAAAATGTGCTTGTGAAGAAGGGCTCCACTTGGATACAAAATGCTACgagcttttaatttttttactttAAATGCCACGAGTTTGCATGAAATAGGTTTTCTTACGctatataaatcaaattacaaaTGGACCCTAAAATAGATGATCGAAATTGCTCAACCCAAAACATAAGTATGgtaattgacaggtgtcgaacttgtgtaataataattacctactcaataaaaatataaattttatatatagtgGTGAGTATGGTCGAATTCATAGGGActgaaaataatttatttcttttagagtccAGAGATTGGggtttttataaaaataattaattaactaaataaaagcaactcaagaaaataaatagGAATTAATCAACAATAGATACGACTCTGGTCAAAagtgcaacttttcagacatGATTCAttcaattgatcatcgatgcaaagataattcaattactcattaataaattggttatagttatcatacacgcgataaacaaccaacttttccttactttttcgatagtcaagTTATAACAGTTAACTATTTTCCTAACCAAGAAGTAACCCTATGTACGACTAAAGGATTTACTTCTTCGActgcattaagaattagaaaagtccaatcctaaccaacaaacaaaCTATaggggtttgtttaaattagatcgtataTTTTCCTAACATAGGACCAATCATGCTAGTTGTCACTGGTATTAATCGattaaataattacggatttaatcgATTAATTTAGcagtagattattaggttaattcgaatatcaggctcttgacattcaaataacaaaacaaccaTAAGAAGTTAAACTAGAAAACGTATGAATACCagtgaataaaagaaatgcataAAATTAATTTGATCTCACAAATGTTTGGAATCGCGTTTTCAAGTTGGCCTTCGACTAGAAATAGAAATCTAATTCATCTCTGTTGAGAAAATCCCACGCAATTCTATTGAAGGAAATTGCATAAACATttaaccaaaaggaaaaaaagaaaaatagcgaAAGGAAAAGACGAAGAGAAAAGCCAAGCggccctttcttttcttgttcacAATCCGAATGAATCTTCTCATACTTATTCGGTTTCTATCAAGTCCTAATATTTCGGCCGTCTATTAGCcaaccaaaaattgaattttaattgCAAAAGGAAACTTCTCCGACTAATGCTAATTGTTTCCTAATATAATATCTAAAAAAATGATAATTTCCTAATCTTTCGTCAATAATCCACGTAGACTCCATCTTGAATTAGAAAACTCTTGAAAAATCccatttttttcacttttttactCCACCTTCCTACAATTAgcaccaaataccaaatataagtagaatctatcaattaatacaatatttggctagaataaaagaaaaaatgatcatAACTTAAATGACAATTTCACACCCTATCAGTAATCCATGGCCTTTTTAAGGTTTTTGAAAGCAGCATTTGGTTGAAGATTTAAtcttgtttaaaaatttttctttcagcaaAAAAGAGGTGAGATTTCAGAACTGGGGATGAAACAGGATATTAGAACCCAAAACCTCTATAATCCTAAAAATATAATCCTCTCCCACAAGCATTTTATATAAAGCTTAATGCATAGTCTATCAATTTAAATTATAGTTTCTTAATTttggtttagtgaagttttcaaGTCAAGCACCGGATACCACCAATTGCCTCCAAACAGAAAACCAATCCACCGTAGCATCCATGCCCATAGTAATTAAATGACGTTCATAAATCAAGTTAATCATTATTAATTCTTATACCATTCATTATGAACCAATAACGATTTCATGCACCACAGCCCTCGTGCCAAGAACATCACAAAATTAATCAACAATAAATTTTCATTTATGAAAATTGACAAAAGAAATTAAACAGTATTTTGAGAAGTACAAGATTAAACATCGTTGCTAACATTAGTTTTCTAAGCTGCTGTTACAAAGGAGATCATAAACTCTTTGACAACCTGACACAGGACCTTAAGTTTAGGAGGCTCAAAACCATCAATACCATGATAGCCTCCTTGTGCAAACTTAGCCGCTAAAGGTACACCCTCGTCTTCCAACATCTTTACAAGCTCAACTTGACGATCAAACAATGGATCACCATCATAGCCAGTCACCAAAATCTTCCATCCCAAATCTTTAATATGATCGAATTGTCCGGGTTTGATGCTCAATACTGGATTGCAAAATCCATGGTCTCGGTCAGCGCCTACGGGCAATGAAAGTTCCCACATGATGTCACTAACACATGGTGGTAAAATCTTGTCATTTACAGCCCTTAACTCCGAATCCGTCCTCTTGTTGCCACCAAAGAATGGTTGGTGCAAAATCACGCCTTTAATGTTCAAAGGCTGAAGATCATCAGCAGAAGGAGGTGCACTAAGACCAACATGATAGGCTATGTTTCCTCCTGCACTAGTGCCCATGAGGAAACTGTTTGATAAATCTGCATACTTTGTCAACCACTCGTCTTGAGAATTCTTGATCCAGTGCAAAGCTTGGAGGCAATCTTCATAGGCTGCCGGCAGCTTATGCTCCGGTGCATTTCGATACTCGATTGATACGAGGATAACTGGGATTTCAGTGGTAAAAGTTCTATAGAAAACGTCAAGAAAGTGCGTGGCCGCACTGCAAATTACAAATCCTCCACCACGAATGTAGATCAGGAGAGGAAGTGTCCTGCTCGGAGATGAGTCAACTAATTCTTTTGGAAGGAATATGCGGACCCCATTGTTTTTGGCTTGGTTAATGGAGATGTCTTTAACAAGAAGACTGGAACTGCCATCATAGGAAGAGACAGGTGTTTCTGGATACTCAAATTGACGGGTGACTGAGCCATCAGCGTTCCGGACCAAGCCCAGATAGCCATAGGGATCAGCATTAGGATCAGCTAGTACAAAAACTGCCGCAGTTTGATCAGCCATTGGTTAATTCGTGCCAAGAAAATtgggttttgaaattttgataaagACTTTTACTGCCTTTTGGTTAAGCGAGTAGCTTTGTGGATGTGGAGCTAACATTTATAAGGGCAAAGATAATTGAAGACTTGAAGTGTAAAGAAAGTCACAAATATCGAAGGCCACATTTCGTTGTTTCGTGGGAAGTTCATATATTGATACATGTTGTTTATACGTTATAGTACATGCTTCGGTGGGTTGCCAGAAATAAGACAATAAAAAATGTGCAAGTCTTGAATAGAAAATGATGTATGACTTGTCTTGGGTTatgttttttcttgtttaattgGGCTAGACAATTTGTCTTGTGTAACAGCACATAATATTGTCCAGCTAGCTGGCTGAATTTTTATAAGAGGATTTTGTGTTAAATTCAACATGATAAATAGGAGAGTAaggatgcgtttgataaaaatgaaatttgaaatctaaaatttgaaatctaaatccattaaattattgaattattaagtattaaatataatgcatttgaatgcatatcatattcaatgataagtgaatagtttatcacttaattttaggagcaagttttgcctaagaaattcagtgtcacttaattaattcagatgttcaatttttggttatcaaatgatctgaatatattaagatctaaattcattaaatttaagtattgaATTGGATTATTAAATAGGGTCTAGAATGCTTAGACGGAGCAG
Coding sequences within it:
- the LOC113707079 gene encoding carboxylesterase 1-like yields the protein MADQTAAVFVLADPNADPYGYLGLVRNADGSVTRQFEYPETPVSSYDGSSSLLVKDISINQAKNNGVRIFLPKELVDSSPSRTLPLLIYIRGGGFVICSAATHFLDVFYRTFTTEIPVILVSIEYRNAPEHKLPAAYEDCLQALHWIKNSQDEWLTKYADLSNSFLMGTSAGGNIAYHVGLSAPPSADDLQPLNIKGVILHQPFFGGNKRTDSELRAVNDKILPPCVSDIMWELSLPVGADRDHGFCNPVLSIKPGQFDHIKDLGWKILVTGYDGDPLFDRQVELVKMLEDEGVPLAAKFAQGGYHGIDGFEPPKLKVLCQVVKEFMISFVTAA